Genomic DNA from Carnobacterium divergens DSM 20623:
TGTCGCGAGTTCGATTCTCGTCACCCGCTTTTACGTTTTATGGGCCTATAGCTCAGCTGGTTAGAGCGCACGCCTGATAAGCGTGAGGTCGATGGTTCGAGTCCATTTAGGCCCATTGTAAATAAATACTTTTAAAATATTGGATTGGGGAAGTACTCAAGTGGCTGAAGAGGCGCCCCTGCTAAGGGTGTAGGTCGTTAACGCGGCGCGAGGGTTCAAATCCCTCCTTCTCCGTATTTTAATTTTAATAAAAAGGCCCGTTGGTCAAGCGGTTAAGACACCGCCCTTTCACGGCGGTATCACGGGTTCGATTCCCGTACGGGTCATAGTTTTATAAAAACTTTTTTTCGGAGGATTACCCAAGTCCGGCTGAAGGGAACGGTCTTGAAAACCGTCAGGTGGGTAAAACCACGCAAGGGTTCGAATCCCTTATCCTCCTTACTACTTTTTATTAAGTAGAGAAACATTTAAATTATCGCGGGGTGGAGCAGTTGGCAGCTCGTCGGGCTCATAACCCGAAGGTCACAGGTTCAAGTCCTGTCCCCGCAATTTCTCTAAAACACTTGTTTAAAGAGAAGAAGTGACGCAATACAACATACATTTTTGGTTTGGTAGTTCAGCTGGTTAGAATGCCTGCCTGTCACGCAGGAGGTCGCGGGTTCGAGTCCCGTCCAGACCGTTTTATAGTATTGCGGGTGTAGTTTAGTGGTAAAACCACAGCCTTCCAAGCTGTTGTCGCGAGTTCGATTCTCGTCACCCGCTTTTTTTTTTTATGGGCCTATAGCTCAGCTGGTTAGAGCGCACGCCTGATAAGCGTGAGGTCGATGGTTCGAGTCCATTTAGGCCCATTGTAAATAAATACTTTTAAAATATTGGATTGGGGAAGTACTCAAGTGGCTGAAGAGGCGCCCCTGCTAAGGGTGTAGGTCGTTAACGCGGCGCGAGGGTTCAAATCCCTCCTTCTCCGTATTTTAATTTTAATAAAAAGGCCCGTTGGTCAAGCGGTTAAGACACCGCCCTTTCACGGCGGTATCACGGGTTCGATTCCCGTACGGGTCATTGAGTCTTCTGATTATCAGAAGACTTTTTTTGTTTTATAAACGAATGAAAAGACATTACTGAGAGCTACCTCGGTAATGTCTTTTTCATTCGTTTATCATTTTTGGGTAACAAATACTTTAATCAAGGCTGTAATACATAGTAAGATAGTAAATAGTATTTGGAACAGATTGATTAGTTTTATTTTGTAACTAGTAGAGTGATTGATTTTATTTACTTGAAATAATTGTATGACTTTTATTGCTAGTGGGATACTTAGTAATAAAAGAAAAATCCAGTTTTTAAGATAGTTAGGAAGATAGAGACTTAAAAAGGTAAAAATATAGGTACTTAGAATAAGGGAAATTAGATATAAAAAAGATTTTTTTGAGGTTATTTTCGTTTGCAAATCTACTTCAACGAGCTGCTTACTGTAGCCTATAAATACATGCAAGATGATTGATGAAAGGCTCCAATAATAAAGTTCTTTAGATATAAAACCAGTTTGGATATAAAAGCTAATGTAAGTCAAGATTCCTCCTTTAAATAAACTTGTTAAAATTAAAGAATATAAACTCAAGCTTAAATTATACGGAATATATTGAAGATGGATGACGATACTATAGAGCAGAAGTAAGATCCCAATTAAAAAGTTATTTGATAGTGTAAAGTAAAACATAAGTAGTAAATTTAAAATTTCAAAAAGAATAATTGGTAGTAACTTTAATTCATGTTTTTCTTTTTGGTGATAAGCAAAAATTTTTTCAAGAAATTGATTTAGTAGAACAAATAAATACAGTAGTAAAAATGAAGTGAATTTGAAGGAACTAAATTGAATAGAAAGAACTGTTCCTAATAAGATTAGTGTGAATGGGGATATAAAAATAAGAAATAGGGGATTAAAAAATAAGGTACGTGTGAAATTTTGTCTCATTTGAATCAAATAAAAAAACTCCTTTTAAGATAGACTTCTTCTATTTTACCAAAAAAAGAAGAAGTATACAGCAAAAAGAGTTTAAATTAATTAATGTTCATGCCTTTTTTTTCAGGAACAGGATCGTAGCCACCTTTAACAAATGGGTGGCAACGTAGAATGCGCCAAATTCCCATTCCAGTTCCTTTTATTGCACCGAATCGTTCAATTGATTGAATCATGTAACTAGAACAAGTAGGAGTATATCGGCAACTTGGAGGAAACATTGGGGATATAAATTTTTGATAAAATTGAACAAAGCCAATTAGTATTTTTTTTAACATCATTCATCTACCTTTATATTATTCATGTATGCTTATGGTAGTGTAACTTGAGTAATAAGTCAAGAATTAATTAAAAAACATTTGATATGATAACAAGTGTATGGTATCATTTATAATGAAAGTTTTTTAAATAAATATTAATAGGAGTTGGAAAATGAAAAAGAAAATGTTGTTGTTATCAGTACTTCTAATAACTTTAGTAGTTGCTGGATGTGGGGGAAATACAAAAAATTCAAAGAGTGATGACAAACCGATTGCTAAAAGTAAAGTAGCAGAAGTTCAAATTGAAAAAGGTGAATATGTTGTTCCTTTTAGTGAGGATGGAGAAGGCGGATCAGATACTTATATTGCTTTACAAGTTAAAGTGAAAAATAAAAGTAAAGAGCAAATGTACATTACAGCGGATAATTTCGCTCTGTATGAAAAAGGTGAAGATGAAAAAATTAATCCAATTACCGACTATAAAAGTGGATTTAAAACATCTGAAGAAGGCGGAAAATTGTCTGCTGATAAAAGTTTAAAATTAACTATCTTATTCAATGTCAAAAAGGATAAAGAATACTCCTTAAATTTTGCAACGAATTCATTTGATGAAGACAATAAAAAAGATGTTGAACTTGCGGTTGATCAAACGCAATACAAAGATAGTTTGAAAAAATTAGATGAACCTAAAAAGGCTTTAGATGCTTATATGGATGTTGTTTTTTTAAATAAAGAAAATGAAAATTATGATAATTTAGTATCGACTAATAGTGAAGAGGCAATTGCAGAATTCAAAAAAGCTTTTAATAAAGTAACAAAAGATTATGTTGTTTATAATTACAAACCAACAGATGATGAGTTAACAACTTTATTTAAAAATTATCAAGAAACTGAAGCTAAAAGAGCTACGATTGAAACAAAATTACTTGGTAATACTGGTGAAAAAGCCCTAGTGGAAGTTAAATTTAAAGGTTTATCAAATGATTCTATTATTGACATTATTAGAGAATACAAAGAAGAATATAATGATGAGAATGACACTTATGATTCTGAAAAATCTGAACAATATGCTCTTACAAAATATCCAGAAATTTTAGAAAAAAGTGAACTTGGGGAACCAAGAAATGATATTAAAGTTTTACTAACTAAAAAAGCCGGAAAATGGGATATTAGTATGAAGAGTAATGTAGATGCTTCAAATGAAAATCTGTTACGTGCTTTTACTGGAAATGTAGATTAATTATTTTATTAAGCCTGTGCTATATTTATAGTATGGGCTTTTTATTTCAAAAAGAATAGGAGCGAGAAAATGAAAAATAAAGATAAAATTTTGCTTGCAATAACTTGTATTCTTATTTTTATATTAGTTATAAGTGTTGGGTTCTATACTACTAGCAAGTCAAAATTTGTTAACAACTTTGAAGTTTTAATTTCCGAAAAAAATATAACAGAGCTACAAAACAGTATGGTTAGCTCTGAAAAAAATTTAGCTCTAAAAAAATCAGATATAAAGTCTTTTATAAATTATTTTGAAAATGATAAAGATAAGAAAAATATTTTTTTTGAAAGTTTAAATGAACAGCTGACTGATTCGAATGAATCGTATCAGAATGACTCTTTTTTTAAAATTGTATCAAAAAAACGTCAATTTTTAATTTTTCCTAAGTATCAAGTAGAGGTTCAACCTCGTTATATTACTATTAGTACAGATGCAGATAAAATTATTTTAAGAGATGCTGAAAAAAAATTAATTAATTATGACACGCGTTCTAAAAAATATGGACCTATATTTCCTGGAAAACATGTTTTTAAGATGGAATTAGTTTCAGATATTCCGATGATTGAAATTACAAAAAAAGATGTAATCGTTTGGGACAAAGATAAAAATTTAGATGCTTATTTAACCAAAGAATTGCCAAAAGAAAAAAGCTTTACAGAAGACGTTGCTAAAACACTAGATCTTTTTTCAACTGATTACGCATCCTTTATTGGGGGAGGTTTTGTTGATGCAGACAGTCCTGTTTTAAAAGAGATGGCTTCTGAACTTATTGGGGTACGTTCAATTTTTAAAACAATTGACTATCAGTATAATGGAATAAAAGTAAACAATGATTCAATTAAGCTTTTTACTAAGGGAAGTAAGTGGCATATGGCAGTAGAATTATTTTTAGATACTGAAACATCATTTGAATCAGTTGCTTTGGAAGGATTTAAAATGGAGATTGAAAAGAGTTCCGTCTATAAATATGAATTAATTTATGATAAAAAAATAAATAAGTGGGAAGTAGTTAATCGTAATGAAGGTTTTGGTAAATCTGATGAATGGAAGAATGTAACGGATATCCATCATAAACAGCCAAAAATCTATAATTGGAACAGTGATGAAACAATTGATAAAACGAATTTACTTTAATTAACAAATTTTCATTTTTATAAAGAATAAAATAATGAAGAAAAAAAGAAAGAAATCTGTTATAATGACATAGTTACTGGATTCCCGAAAGGATTCACATTTGTGAAGAAGCCTTGTAACCGAAACTATCAAAGGGGGAACAATTATTATGACAGAAAGACGACTTTTTACTTCTGAGTCTGTATCAGAGGGACATCCGGATAAAATCGCAGATCAAATCAGCGATGGTATTTTGGATGCAATTTTAGCGAAAGACCCGTTAGCACGTGTAGCGTGTGAAACAACAGTAACGACTGGGTTGGTACTAGTTGTTGGAGAGATTTCAACTACAACATATGTAGATATCCAGAAAGTTGTGAGGGAGACGATTCGCAAAATCGGTTATACGAGAGCCAAATTTGGTTTTGATGCCGATACTTGTGCTGTAATGGTAGCAATCGATGAGCAATCAAGTGATATTGCTCAAGGTGTAGATGATTCTTTAGAGTTTAAATCGAAGGATGAAGATGCATTAGATCAAATCGGAGCAGGAGATCAAGGGTTAATGTTTGGGTTTGCTATTAATGAAACACCTGAATTAATGCCATTGCCAATTGCGCTAAGCCATCGTTTAACGAAACGATTAGCGGATGTTAGAAAAGAAGGATTATTAAATTACTTGCGACCGGATGCAAAATCTCAGGTTACAATTGAATATGATGAAAATGGATTGCCATTACGTGTGGATACAATCGTTATCAGCACGCAGCACCACCCAGATACGACTTTGGAGGAATTACAGTCTGACATTAAGGAACACGTTATCAAGGCTGTTATTCCACCTGAATTGCTAGACAATGAAACGAAATACTTTATTAACCCAACGGGACGCTTTGTCATTGGTGGACCTCAAGGAGATTCTGGTTTAACAGGTAGAAAAATTATTGTTGACACATATGGCGGTTATGCGCGTCATGGTGGAGGAGCATTTTCTGGGAAAGATCCAACAAAAGTAGATCGCTCGGCTAGCTATGCAGCACGTTATATTGCTAAAAATATTGTTGCAGCGAAATTAGCTGATAAATGTGAAGTCCAATTAGCCTATGCTATTGGTGTTGCTCAGCCTGTATCCATTGCAATTGATACCTTTGGTACTGGAAAAGTCTTAGAAAGCAAGTTGATAGAAGCCGTTCGTAAAAACTTTGATTTACGTCCAGCAGGGATTATTGAGATGCTTGATTTAAGAAGACCTATTTATCAAAAAACTGCAGCTTATGGTCATTTTGGTCGAACAGACATTGAATTGCCATGGGAACAGTTAGATAAAATCGATGCATTAAAAGCAAGCGTTACGGAATAAGTAATAAAGAGGCGGTCTCTATCAGGCAAAAGGATAGAGGCTGTTTTTTGTAAAAAAATTAAGTTTATTAGAGCTTTAGAGAACGAAATTTTTTTCTACGTTGTTCTAAGTTTAATTTTTAAAAGAAAGAAGGGTAAAAATGGAGAAAAGTAAAAAACAAACAAATGTTGTGTTGGTAACAATTGCTATTTTTGTTGCGACCTTTATGACAGCTGTTGAAGGTACGATTGTCTCAACTGCGATGCCGACTATTATAGGAAGTCTTGAAGGCATGGCATTAATGAACTGGGTATTTTCAATTTATTTATTAACAAGTGCTATGATGACACCTGTTTATGGTAAATTATCAGATATGATTGGACGTAAGCCAATCTTTATTATTGGAGCAATTATCTTTATTATGGGTTCAGCGTTATGTGGACTTTCTCAAACTATGACGCAATTAATTATCTTTAGAGCAATTCAAGGAATTGGAGCAGGGGCGATTATGCCGGTTGCATTTACGATTATTGCGGATATCTACCCTTATGAAAAACGTGCTAAAGTTTTAGGAATGAACGGTGCAGCATGGGGAGTAGCAGGGATATTTGGTCCTTTATTAGGTGGTTTTATTGTAGATCACTTGAGCTGGCATTGGATTTTTTATATCAATGTTCCAGTAGGGTTATTAACCATTTTATTAGTGAGTTTATTTTTACATGAAGAATATCATTTTGAGAAAAAACCAATTGACTATTTTGGTTGTTTAACATTGATGGGAGCGTTATTGTTTTTGCTTTATGGCTTCCAAATTTTAGGAGAAAATCCGAGTATTTCGCTTAAGCTAATTGGTGCTTTTCTAGTTTCAATTATCATGTTTGCTTTGTTTGTAGTTGCTGAAAAGCGTGCAGCAGATCCAATTATCCCATTAAGTTTGTTTAATAATCGAACTTTTGTCATTCAAAACGTGGTTGCAGCATTGGTGAGTGGTTTCTTAATCGCAGTTGATGTTTATATTCCAATGTGGATGCAAGGGATTTTAGGAATGAAAGCGGCGATGGGAGGATTTGCTATTACACCAATGTCTTTAACATGGGTAATGGGTTCTTTTATTGCGGGACGTGTTATTTTAAAATACCCTGTGAAATGGATATTAACAGGAAGTCTAATTATTGTCGCATTTAGTGGAGCCTTTATGTTGTTATTGCCAATTTCAGCACCATTTGTTCTCTTCTTACTAGTGACAGCGATTATTGGGATTGGAATGGGAATTACCATTACCACCACTACGGTTACCGCCCAAAATGTAGTGCCTAAAAATCAAATTGGTGTAGCAACATCATCAAACACCTTGTTTAGAATTTTAGGGCAAACCATTATGATTTCAATTTATGGCATTATTTTAAATAGCAATATTGCCAAACATATTTCAGCTGAAACAGTGAGCGGTATTAATGAAAAAATGATGAATAAATTAATTAATCCATTAACAGCAGTTAGCTTAGATCCAAAAATCTTGCCTACTTTAAGAGAAATTTTATTTGATGGATTACAAGGAGTTTTCCTTGGAGCCTTTATCGCAGTAATTTTAGCCTTTGTTATTAATCAATTTGATCACAAAAAAATGCCTAAAATTTAAAAAAAGCCGTTGTCTTCCTTTCAAAAGGGAGGCAACGACTTTTTTATTTTTTTTCAATTGCAATTACAAAAGGGGGATCATTTTTTTGATTAATAAATTCATAGCGTAAGACATTGCATTCCTCTTGTGGAAGTGTGGTGACATATTCTAAAACGGCTTCTTTTTCAGTTAGTCCACCATCGTGACCGTAATAGACAACAAGAATCAAACGACCTCCTTTGCGTAAATGGGGCAGCAATGACTGGATTGCTATTAAAGTTGTTTCACCCTTTGTAATGATTGATTTATCGCTTTGAGGCAAATAGCCTAAATTAAAGATTGCAGCACTGATTTCTTCGTTTTTAGGGAGAACATCAGCAACGGTTTCGTGTCCTTGTTGAAATAATTGAACTTGTTGAGACAGACCTGTTAGCAGTAATTTTTGTTTGGTTGTTTCAATGGCTTGTTTTTGAATATCGAATCCGTAGACAACCCCTGATTCTCCTACTAAGGTAGCAAGCAAAACAGTATCGCCGCCATTGCCAACCGTTGCATCCACCACCTTATCACCTGTTGTAACGACTTCCTTTAACAGTTGATGACTATAGTCCATTGCTCGTTTTAGCATGAGATCTCCTCCTTAGTTTCGACTATTTTTGGCTCCTTGGAAAGTATTTCGTTGCTTCATTTCATGATCGATTGCATTAAGAACTTCCCATTTTTTTAAACTCCACATTGGACCGATGATTGTGTCACGAGGTGCATCTCCTGTTAGGCGGTGAATAATGATTTCAGGAGGAATCATCTCTAATTGATCGCAAATTAGATTTACATAAGTGTTTTGATCCATTAATTCTAAACGGCCTTCATGATAGTCTCGAACCATTTTTGTGTTTTTCATTAAATGCAATAGATGAAGCTTAACTCCTTGAATATCGGAGTCAAGAATCATTCGGCGAGTACTTTCTAACATCATCTCGACGGATTCACCAGGCAACCCGTTAATTAAATGAGTACAGACATTAATATTATGTTTGCGTAGCTTTTCGACACCTGTCAAATAGGTTTGATAGTCATGTGCACGATTGATCAATTGACTCGTCTCTTCATGAATTGTTTGTAAACCAAGCTCTACCCATAAATAATAGCGTTGATTGAGTTCGGCTAGATAATCAACTACATCATCTGGCAAGCAATCTGGGCGTGTGGCAATCTGAATTCCAACGACGCCTTGTTCGTTGACGACTTGTTCAAATTTGTGACGCAGTTCTTCAACAGGGGCGTGAGTATTCGTGAAATTTTGAAAATAGGCAATGTATTTGGTTACGTTTGGCCATTTTTGATGCATCATTTGAACTTCTTTTTGAAATTGAATCGGCAGGGGATCGATACGATTACCTGCAAAATCGCCAGACCCAGAAACACTGCAAAAAGTACAACCACCATGTGCTACCGTGCCATCACGATTAGGGCAATCAAATCCACCGTCTAGTGGAACTTTAAAAACTTTTTCACCAAATTGTTGGCGTAAAGCGTAATTCCAAGTATGGTAACGCTTGTTTGGATCTTTCGTATATTGAAATGTAGTCATATTTTTCACCTCGTTTTTTAGTTTAACATGAATAGGCTAATATGTGGCTAAAATTACGATAAAATTTTTAAGGTTCATTTAAGGTTGACTAGGCATAATCTTCTTATGACAATCGAAATATAAAGAAGGTTGTACAACGTATAGACAAGGAGGCTTTTAAATGAATTTTATTAAACGTGCGTTATTAAGTACTAAAGCAAAGAAAGGCCGCTCATTTTTATTATTATTAGTGTTTTCTGTTATTTTGATTTTTGTGTTAGCAGGAATCACTATTCAAAGCGCTTCTAACAAGGCGACTGAAGAAGCTCGAAAATCAATGGGAGGATCGGTTACTTTAGCTGTTGATCGAGAAAAAACACTTCAAAAACCAAGTGAACGTACGGATTCAAGTAGTACGGAAGACGAGGGAGAGAAACGACCTGATCCTGGGTCATATCAATCGACACCTGTTGATTTAGAGGCAGCTAAAAAAATTGCAGCCCTAGATCATGTAGCTTCTTATAATTTTATTTCAACGACATCGGCTGGTGCGGAATCCTTTGATCCGATTACGTCAACAGACACAACGGATACATCAAGTGAAGAAAGCAGTAATCAAGGTGGACCTGGTGGGTCTGAAGAGGGCGGAAATCCATTTGGTAAAGGAAATGCGCAGGGTGATTTAAGTGTGATGGGTATTTTGTCGACTGAAACGTTAAGTGGCTTCACAGACGGCACGAATAAATTAGTAGAAGGAGAGGCCATCACAGAAAAAGATAAAGATCAAAATGTTGTCTTGTTAGAACAAAGTTTAGCTGAAGCCAATAGTTTATCTGTAGGCGATAAAGTGACCATTTCTAACCCTACGGATAGCACAAAAACTTATGAGTTAACGGTTCAAGGGATTTATACTACAACAGCTAGTGACGATGCGATGGCCTCTAACTTTAGTTTTCTAAATGCATCAAATCAATTATATGTTCCGTATACATTTGCCAATACGTTAAAAGGGGACACGTACGCGAATGCAGTTGACTCTGTTGTGTACCAATTAGATGACCCTGAAAATGTGGATGATTTTGTAAAAGCGGCTGAAAAAACAGGCTTAGATATGGACACGTATGCTTTGCAAACAGATACAGCTGTATATGAACAAATGATTCAACCAATTGAAAATGTATCAAGCTTTGCTAAAAAAATTGTCATTTTAGTTTCAGTTGCTGGGGTCATTATTTTAGCCTTAATTATTATGATGACGATTCGCGAACGTAAATATGAAATGGGGGTTCTTTTATCATTAGGTGAAAAACGTTGGAAATTAATGGCTCAATTTTTTATTGAGATATTGCTTATCTTTATACTTGCGATGGGAATTGCTGGTGTGAGTGGTAAGTATGTAGGAAATGTGGTTGGTCAACAACTGTTAGATCAACAAACAACGGCAAGTAGTGAAACGACTGCAACGGAATCAAATGGAAAAGGCCCAGGAAATGATGCAAGTGGTGGTCCTGGTGGCGGAGGCTTTGGACAATCTGTTCGCAATTTTGGAGCAAGTAGTTCAGCGGAACAAAAACAAATTGATGAATTGGATGTCTTTGTATCGACGAGTGACTTAGTGAAATTAGGCGGTATTGGTTTGGGTATCTGCTTCTTATCTGTATTACTTGCTTCAGCAGGTGTGATTCGTTTACAACCTAAGAAAATTTTAACGATGTAATTGTAATAAAAATAAGAGAAAAGAGGGATTTGATGATTACAGCTAAAAATATTGGCTACTGGTATGATAAGGGAGCTACACCGTTATATCAACATGTTAATTTGACATTCGATCAAGGCGTTCTTTATAGTATTTTAGGGAGTAGTGGTTCAGGAAAAACAACTTTTTTATCGTTGATATCTGGCTTAGATAAACCCAAAGAAGGCGAAATTCTCTATGAAGGAAAGGCCATCAATAAAATGGGATTAACCAATTTCCGCAATCAAAAAGTATCGATTGTTTTTCAAGCCTATAATTTATTGCCTTATATGACAGCACTAGAAAATATAGTGACAGCAATGGAAATTACAAAATCTAAGGAAGGTAATAAGAAAAATTATGCATTGGAAATGCTGAAAAGAGTGGGAATTGATGAAGCTTTAGCGAAAAAAAATGTGATGCATTTATCAGGGGGGCAACAGCAACGGATTGCGATTGTGCGGGCGATGTGTTGTGACACAAAATTTATTGTAGCGGATGAACCAACTGGAAACTTAGATGAAGAAACATCAAGAGACATTATCCGATTGTTTCAAGAGTTAGCCCACAAAGAAAATAAATGCATTATATTGGTCACTCATGAGCAAGAAGTTGCAAAGGAAAGTGATGTTTGCATTCAATTAAAAAACAAACAATTTAGCATTATTTAATTGTGGAAGCAAAAGGACAGTTTGTCTGTTCTTTTGCTTTTTTTATACATAGAAGTAAAATAAGTTTAATTTTATTTTTCTTATCCAATTCTCATTTAACCGAAATAAAGATAGTGTAAACTAAATAGGTCTATCTGGCAACAAAGCTAGGGAGTTTAAGGAAGAAGGAGTGAATGGAATGACTTTTAAGTCAAAGCTACCAAAAGATTTATGGATTGTAGCGGTAGGAATGGTTTTATTGTACACGGGCTTGTCTTTTATTTGGCCCTTTAATAT
This window encodes:
- a CDS encoding MDR family MFS transporter, giving the protein MEKSKKQTNVVLVTIAIFVATFMTAVEGTIVSTAMPTIIGSLEGMALMNWVFSIYLLTSAMMTPVYGKLSDMIGRKPIFIIGAIIFIMGSALCGLSQTMTQLIIFRAIQGIGAGAIMPVAFTIIADIYPYEKRAKVLGMNGAAWGVAGIFGPLLGGFIVDHLSWHWIFYINVPVGLLTILLVSLFLHEEYHFEKKPIDYFGCLTLMGALLFLLYGFQILGENPSISLKLIGAFLVSIIMFALFVVAEKRAADPIIPLSLFNNRTFVIQNVVAALVSGFLIAVDVYIPMWMQGILGMKAAMGGFAITPMSLTWVMGSFIAGRVILKYPVKWILTGSLIIVAFSGAFMLLLPISAPFVLFLLVTAIIGIGMGITITTTTVTAQNVVPKNQIGVATSSNTLFRILGQTIMISIYGIILNSNIAKHISAETVSGINEKMMNKLINPLTAVSLDPKILPTLREILFDGLQGVFLGAFIAVILAFVINQFDHKKMPKI
- a CDS encoding ABC transporter permease, whose amino-acid sequence is MNFIKRALLSTKAKKGRSFLLLLVFSVILIFVLAGITIQSASNKATEEARKSMGGSVTLAVDREKTLQKPSERTDSSSTEDEGEKRPDPGSYQSTPVDLEAAKKIAALDHVASYNFISTTSAGAESFDPITSTDTTDTSSEESSNQGGPGGSEEGGNPFGKGNAQGDLSVMGILSTETLSGFTDGTNKLVEGEAITEKDKDQNVVLLEQSLAEANSLSVGDKVTISNPTDSTKTYELTVQGIYTTTASDDAMASNFSFLNASNQLYVPYTFANTLKGDTYANAVDSVVYQLDDPENVDDFVKAAEKTGLDMDTYALQTDTAVYEQMIQPIENVSSFAKKIVILVSVAGVIILALIIMMTIRERKYEMGVLLSLGEKRWKLMAQFFIEILLIFILAMGIAGVSGKYVGNVVGQQLLDQQTTASSETTATESNGKGPGNDASGGPGGGGFGQSVRNFGASSSAEQKQIDELDVFVSTSDLVKLGGIGLGICFLSVLLASAGVIRLQPKKILTM
- the yidD gene encoding membrane protein insertion efficiency factor YidD codes for the protein MMLKKILIGFVQFYQKFISPMFPPSCRYTPTCSSYMIQSIERFGAIKGTGMGIWRILRCHPFVKGGYDPVPEKKGMNIN
- a CDS encoding TIGR01212 family radical SAM protein (This family includes YhcC from E. coli K-12, an uncharacterized radical SAM protein.), with amino-acid sequence MTTFQYTKDPNKRYHTWNYALRQQFGEKVFKVPLDGGFDCPNRDGTVAHGGCTFCSVSGSGDFAGNRIDPLPIQFQKEVQMMHQKWPNVTKYIAYFQNFTNTHAPVEELRHKFEQVVNEQGVVGIQIATRPDCLPDDVVDYLAELNQRYYLWVELGLQTIHEETSQLINRAHDYQTYLTGVEKLRKHNINVCTHLINGLPGESVEMMLESTRRMILDSDIQGVKLHLLHLMKNTKMVRDYHEGRLELMDQNTYVNLICDQLEMIPPEIIIHRLTGDAPRDTIIGPMWSLKKWEVLNAIDHEMKQRNTFQGAKNSRN
- a CDS encoding DUF5105 domain-containing protein; this encodes MKKKMLLLSVLLITLVVAGCGGNTKNSKSDDKPIAKSKVAEVQIEKGEYVVPFSEDGEGGSDTYIALQVKVKNKSKEQMYITADNFALYEKGEDEKINPITDYKSGFKTSEEGGKLSADKSLKLTILFNVKKDKEYSLNFATNSFDEDNKKDVELAVDQTQYKDSLKKLDEPKKALDAYMDVVFLNKENENYDNLVSTNSEEAIAEFKKAFNKVTKDYVVYNYKPTDDELTTLFKNYQETEAKRATIETKLLGNTGEKALVEVKFKGLSNDSIIDIIREYKEEYNDENDTYDSEKSEQYALTKYPEILEKSELGEPRNDIKVLLTKKAGKWDISMKSNVDASNENLLRAFTGNVD
- a CDS encoding ABC transporter ATP-binding protein — its product is MITAKNIGYWYDKGATPLYQHVNLTFDQGVLYSILGSSGSGKTTFLSLISGLDKPKEGEILYEGKAINKMGLTNFRNQKVSIVFQAYNLLPYMTALENIVTAMEITKSKEGNKKNYALEMLKRVGIDEALAKKNVMHLSGGQQQRIAIVRAMCCDTKFIVADEPTGNLDEETSRDIIRLFQELAHKENKCIILVTHEQEVAKESDVCIQLKNKQFSII
- a CDS encoding TcaA second domain-containing protein, encoding MKNKDKILLAITCILIFILVISVGFYTTSKSKFVNNFEVLISEKNITELQNSMVSSEKNLALKKSDIKSFINYFENDKDKKNIFFESLNEQLTDSNESYQNDSFFKIVSKKRQFLIFPKYQVEVQPRYITISTDADKIILRDAEKKLINYDTRSKKYGPIFPGKHVFKMELVSDIPMIEITKKDVIVWDKDKNLDAYLTKELPKEKSFTEDVAKTLDLFSTDYASFIGGGFVDADSPVLKEMASELIGVRSIFKTIDYQYNGIKVNNDSIKLFTKGSKWHMAVELFLDTETSFESVALEGFKMEIEKSSVYKYELIYDKKINKWEVVNRNEGFGKSDEWKNVTDIHHKQPKIYNWNSDETIDKTNLL
- a CDS encoding tRNA (mnm(5)s(2)U34)-methyltransferase, whose product is MLKRAMDYSHQLLKEVVTTGDKVVDATVGNGGDTVLLATLVGESGVVYGFDIQKQAIETTKQKLLLTGLSQQVQLFQQGHETVADVLPKNEEISAAIFNLGYLPQSDKSIITKGETTLIAIQSLLPHLRKGGRLILVVYYGHDGGLTEKEAVLEYVTTLPQEECNVLRYEFINQKNDPPFVIAIEKK
- the metK gene encoding methionine adenosyltransferase, with the translated sequence MTERRLFTSESVSEGHPDKIADQISDGILDAILAKDPLARVACETTVTTGLVLVVGEISTTTYVDIQKVVRETIRKIGYTRAKFGFDADTCAVMVAIDEQSSDIAQGVDDSLEFKSKDEDALDQIGAGDQGLMFGFAINETPELMPLPIALSHRLTKRLADVRKEGLLNYLRPDAKSQVTIEYDENGLPLRVDTIVISTQHHPDTTLEELQSDIKEHVIKAVIPPELLDNETKYFINPTGRFVIGGPQGDSGLTGRKIIVDTYGGYARHGGGAFSGKDPTKVDRSASYAARYIAKNIVAAKLADKCEVQLAYAIGVAQPVSIAIDTFGTGKVLESKLIEAVRKNFDLRPAGIIEMLDLRRPIYQKTAAYGHFGRTDIELPWEQLDKIDALKASVTE